From one Streptomyces sp. R41 genomic stretch:
- a CDS encoding zinc-dependent alcohol dehydrogenase family protein: MSSTTSRTVLFHELGGPDVLKTEDVEVPAPGPGEVLVRVEALGLNRAEALFRAGTYYYQPTLPASRLGYEASGTVEAVGDGVTEFAVGDPVTTGPGIEMSAQGVYAERVVLPDTAVVPRPETVDAVTGAAAWLTYTTAYGALLETAGLKPGDHVLITGASSGVGTAAIQVARRIGAIPLATTRTEAKKRRLLDLGAEHVIVSDDEDVAKETRRLTGGPGAEVIFDAIGGPGFRPLGEALAEGGAMLVYGWLDQRPAELPWNWPLTIHTYANFALTSTPAGRRRSTAFLNAGLRDGGFRPPVAEVFEGLDRIRDAHRLMESNAHFGKIVVKP, translated from the coding sequence ATGTCATCCACCACTTCACGCACTGTGCTCTTTCACGAACTCGGCGGCCCGGACGTCCTGAAGACCGAGGACGTCGAGGTGCCCGCCCCCGGCCCCGGCGAAGTCCTCGTACGCGTCGAGGCGTTGGGCCTCAACCGCGCCGAGGCCCTGTTCCGCGCGGGGACGTACTACTACCAGCCCACCCTGCCCGCCTCGCGGCTCGGCTACGAGGCGTCCGGCACCGTCGAGGCGGTCGGCGACGGCGTCACCGAATTCGCCGTGGGCGACCCCGTGACGACCGGACCCGGCATCGAGATGAGCGCCCAGGGCGTGTACGCGGAACGCGTCGTGCTGCCCGACACGGCGGTCGTGCCGCGCCCGGAGACGGTGGACGCGGTCACCGGCGCGGCGGCGTGGCTGACGTACACGACGGCGTACGGCGCGCTCCTCGAGACCGCGGGGCTGAAGCCCGGCGACCATGTCCTGATCACCGGCGCGTCCAGCGGTGTCGGCACCGCCGCGATCCAGGTCGCCCGCCGCATCGGCGCGATTCCGCTCGCCACCACCCGGACCGAGGCGAAGAAGCGCCGGCTCCTCGATCTCGGGGCGGAGCATGTGATCGTCTCCGACGACGAGGACGTGGCGAAGGAGACCCGGCGGCTCACCGGCGGACCCGGCGCCGAGGTGATCTTCGACGCGATCGGCGGCCCGGGCTTCCGCCCGCTGGGCGAGGCGCTCGCGGAGGGCGGTGCGATGCTCGTCTACGGCTGGCTCGATCAGCGACCGGCCGAGCTCCCCTGGAACTGGCCGCTCACCATCCACACGTACGCCAATTTCGCCCTGACCTCGACGCCGGCAGGCCGCCGCCGGTCCACGGCCTTCCTGAACGCGGGCCTGCGCGACGGCGGATTCCGGCCACCGGTCGCCGAGGTCTTCGAGGGGCTCGACCGCATCCGGGACGCCCACCGTCTGATGGAGAGCAACGCGCACTTCGGCAAGATCGTGGTGAAACCCTGA
- a CDS encoding EF-hand domain-containing protein, with amino-acid sequence MADIEEARKQFERIDTDGDGFITAAEFKTALAQGGDWNVTESVAEAIIASRDLNGDKVLSFDEFWTHLNK; translated from the coding sequence GTGGCGGACATCGAGGAAGCACGCAAGCAGTTCGAGCGGATCGATACGGACGGTGACGGTTTCATCACCGCTGCCGAGTTCAAGACCGCCCTCGCCCAGGGCGGCGACTGGAACGTCACCGAGTCGGTGGCGGAGGCCATCATCGCCAGCCGCGACCTCAATGGCGACAAGGTCCTCTCGTTCGACGAGTTCTGGACCCACCTGAACAAGTGA
- a CDS encoding HAD-IA family hydrolase has protein sequence MTSEIVRPVAGKYVLFDVDGTLIDAVDNQRRVWGTWATRYGLDPDEVHRVALRTRPLETFATVAPDRDPGECLAALHELEDEDVRSGVYSAFDGAAELLAALPPRSWALVTSNYEHRVRGRFARTGLPAAEVLVDAAAVEEGKPSPVPYLLAAKLLGAELADCLVVEDAPSGVEAGLRAGMTVWGVNAPEVDGVHRHFGSLREAVPEILAFAAGERSVAGRPVD, from the coding sequence GTGACCAGCGAAATCGTAAGGCCCGTTGCCGGAAAGTACGTCCTGTTCGACGTCGACGGAACGCTGATCGACGCGGTGGACAACCAACGCCGGGTCTGGGGAACGTGGGCGACGCGCTACGGCCTCGACCCCGACGAGGTCCACCGCGTGGCGTTGCGCACCCGCCCCCTGGAGACCTTCGCGACCGTCGCTCCGGACCGCGACCCGGGGGAGTGCCTGGCCGCCCTGCACGAGCTGGAGGACGAGGACGTACGCTCCGGCGTCTACTCGGCCTTCGATGGCGCCGCGGAGCTGCTCGCCGCGCTGCCGCCCCGGAGCTGGGCGCTGGTCACGTCGAACTACGAGCACCGGGTGCGCGGCCGGTTCGCCCGGACCGGTCTGCCCGCTGCGGAGGTGCTCGTCGATGCCGCCGCCGTCGAGGAGGGCAAGCCGTCGCCGGTGCCCTACCTGCTGGCGGCGAAGCTTCTCGGCGCCGAGCTGGCGGACTGTCTCGTGGTGGAGGACGCGCCGTCGGGAGTGGAGGCCGGGCTGCGGGCCGGTATGACAGTGTGGGGAGTCAACGCCCCCGAAGTGGACGGCGTCCACCGCCACTTCGGGAGTCTGCGCGAGGCGGTACCCGAGATCCTGGCCTTCGCGGCCGGGGAGCGCTCAGTCGCCGGCCGCCCAGTCGACTAG
- a CDS encoding ADP-ribosyltransferase, giving the protein MITTRLRRRAAAVVLCLGAVFATSAATPAAPAPATATKAAAPACPQFADPVKAAADRRVDVERITPAPVWRKTCGTLYRSDGRGPATVFEQGFYPKDVVDGQYDIEKYVLVNQPSPYVSTTYDHDLYKTWYKSGYNYYIDAPGGVDVNKTIGDTHKWADQVEVAFPGGIARQYIIGVCPVDKKTKTEIMSDCESNPNYEPWH; this is encoded by the coding sequence ATGATCACAACTCGCCTGCGGCGGCGGGCCGCTGCCGTCGTCCTCTGTCTCGGGGCCGTCTTCGCGACGTCCGCCGCGACCCCCGCCGCTCCCGCCCCGGCGACGGCCACCAAGGCGGCAGCGCCCGCCTGTCCCCAGTTCGCCGACCCGGTCAAGGCGGCCGCCGACCGCCGCGTGGACGTCGAACGCATCACCCCTGCCCCGGTCTGGCGCAAGACCTGCGGCACGCTCTACCGCAGCGACGGCCGCGGCCCGGCGACGGTCTTCGAGCAGGGCTTCTACCCCAAGGACGTCGTCGACGGGCAGTACGACATCGAGAAGTACGTCCTCGTCAACCAGCCCTCGCCGTACGTGTCGACGACGTACGACCACGACCTGTACAAGACCTGGTACAAGTCCGGCTACAACTACTACATCGACGCGCCCGGCGGTGTGGACGTCAACAAGACCATCGGCGACACCCACAAGTGGGCCGACCAGGTCGAGGTCGCCTTCCCGGGCGGCATCGCGCGCCAGTACATCATCGGCGTCTGCCCGGTCGACAAGAAGACCAAGACCGAGATCATGAGCGACTGCGAGAGCAACCCGAACTACGAGCCCTGGCACTGA
- a CDS encoding MerR family transcriptional regulator — protein MIDDGTGLFTIGELSRSTGLSVRTIRYWSDEGALPPVTRSSGGYRLYDAASVARLELIRTLRELGLGLDDVRKVLAGETTVAEVAAAHVVALDAQIRSLKVTRAVLSTVARRGSTAEEMTLMNKLARLSAAERKRIADDFMEETFGGLDTADPDIRTRMRFGLAELPEDPTPEQVDAWVELAELLQDKGFRARMRKMIEFNAADRGPDVPAGTSLWFMSRLVQLAGEALEQDIAPESPGAEEVLRQLLGNADRAAVLERLQSAAHVEMARFRELNALVRGLEPLSAHREEFAWVVAALRAQLAR, from the coding sequence ATGATCGACGACGGCACCGGACTTTTCACCATCGGAGAGCTGTCCCGGAGCACCGGCCTGTCCGTCCGCACCATCCGCTACTGGTCGGACGAGGGCGCCCTGCCCCCGGTGACCCGCTCCTCGGGCGGCTACCGCCTGTACGACGCGGCGTCCGTCGCCCGCCTGGAGCTGATCCGCACCCTGCGCGAGCTGGGCCTGGGCCTGGACGACGTACGCAAAGTGCTGGCGGGCGAGACGACGGTCGCGGAGGTGGCGGCCGCGCACGTGGTGGCGCTGGACGCACAGATCCGTTCCTTGAAGGTGACCCGGGCGGTGCTGTCGACCGTGGCGCGACGCGGTTCCACCGCGGAGGAGATGACACTCATGAACAAGCTGGCGCGGCTGTCGGCCGCGGAGCGCAAGCGCATCGCCGACGACTTCATGGAAGAGACCTTCGGGGGCCTCGACACCGCGGACCCCGACATCCGCACCCGGATGCGGTTCGGTCTCGCCGAGCTGCCCGAGGACCCCACGCCCGAGCAGGTGGACGCCTGGGTGGAGCTGGCCGAGCTGTTGCAGGACAAGGGCTTTCGCGCGCGCATGCGGAAGATGATCGAGTTCAACGCGGCGGACCGGGGCCCGGACGTGCCGGCCGGCACCTCCCTGTGGTTCATGAGCCGCCTGGTGCAGCTCGCGGGCGAGGCGCTGGAACAGGACATCGCCCCTGAGTCGCCCGGGGCCGAGGAGGTACTGCGCCAGCTGCTCGGCAACGCCGACCGCGCGGCCGTACTGGAACGCCTTCAGTCCGCGGCGCACGTCGAGATGGCCCGCTTCCGGGAGCTGAACGCGCTGGTCCGCGGCCTGGAGCCGCTGTCCGCACACCGCGAGGAGTTCGCCTGGGTGGTCGCCGCACTGCGCGCTCAGCTCGCCCGTTAA
- a CDS encoding AraC family transcriptional regulator, whose product MDVLSDAIATMRTGRPHSRRQDKYAPWGMRFESSDGAGFHVVLQGSAWLLPAEGEPVALGPGDVAFMAHGRGHALASDVDVPLEDVRLRPDGTWPEPPPSPRPLTGASTVLLCGAYQLDRARAHPLLSELPEVVHLPARVGAHRSLRGAVELLGMELEEPQPGSDTIVTSLLDTLLLYILRAWWQRERHGSGHPTGWSAALADPAVAAALRAVHGAPSHPWTVEELGALGGLSRAAFARRFTTLVGEPPLTYLTWWRMTTAGRLLRTDDIPLRLVAQRTGYTSEFAFAKAFKREYGVAPGQYRRRA is encoded by the coding sequence ATGGACGTACTCAGCGACGCCATCGCCACGATGCGCACCGGGCGCCCGCACTCCAGACGCCAGGACAAGTACGCGCCCTGGGGAATGCGCTTCGAGTCCTCGGACGGGGCCGGGTTCCATGTGGTGCTGCAGGGCTCGGCGTGGCTGCTTCCCGCGGAGGGGGAGCCGGTGGCGCTCGGCCCGGGCGACGTGGCGTTCATGGCGCACGGCCGCGGTCACGCGCTGGCCAGCGACGTGGACGTACCGCTGGAGGACGTACGGCTGCGGCCGGACGGTACGTGGCCCGAACCTCCGCCGTCTCCACGACCGTTGACGGGCGCGTCGACCGTTCTGCTCTGCGGGGCCTACCAGTTGGACCGGGCCCGCGCGCATCCGCTGCTGTCCGAGCTGCCCGAGGTGGTCCACCTCCCCGCCCGCGTCGGCGCCCACCGCTCGCTGCGGGGCGCGGTCGAACTCCTCGGCATGGAGCTGGAAGAGCCCCAGCCGGGCTCCGACACGATCGTCACCTCGCTCCTCGACACGCTCCTGCTGTACATCCTGCGCGCCTGGTGGCAGCGCGAGCGGCACGGCTCCGGGCATCCCACCGGCTGGTCGGCCGCCCTCGCCGACCCGGCGGTCGCGGCGGCCCTGCGTGCCGTCCACGGCGCCCCGTCCCACCCCTGGACGGTCGAGGAACTCGGCGCCCTCGGCGGCCTCTCCCGCGCGGCCTTCGCCCGAAGGTTCACCACGCTGGTGGGCGAGCCCCCGCTCACGTACCTCACCTGGTGGCGCATGACGACCGCGGGCCGCCTGCTCCGCACCGACGACATCCCCCTGCGCCTGGTGGCCCAACGCACCGGCTACACGTCGGAGTTCGCCTTCGCCAAGGCGTTCAAACGGGAGTACGGGGTGGCGCCGGGGCAGTACCGCAGACGCGCCTGA
- a CDS encoding YncE family protein translates to MHHTTIKRVLIAGAVLAALAGCGSEPKEHANEALGTKAAIQPAPPTKEAVRGLPGMPPVLDPTDVYAADRPNRLSPVVKDFPARVYVPNTQSNTVSVIDPMTYRVIGTIPVGAQPQHVVPSWDMKTLWVNNDKGNSLTPIDPKTGKAGKPISVHDPYNLYFTPNGKYAIVMASLDRELVFRDAHTMKRVKTEPVNCYGVNHADFSLDGRYFIVSCEFSGDLLKVDTQKMKVVAQEKLPFHGAMPQDVKISPDGKKFYVADMMAGGVWILDGDKFTRPTLLPTGKGAHGLYISRDSREMYISNRGEGTISVFDFTQNRLTRKWYLPEGGSPDMGGVSADGKVLWLSGRYDSEVYAIDTRTGIQLARIPVGSGPHGLAVYPQPGRYSLGHTGIFR, encoded by the coding sequence ATGCACCACACCACCATCAAGCGCGTACTGATCGCCGGCGCCGTCCTCGCCGCGCTCGCGGGCTGTGGCAGTGAGCCCAAGGAGCACGCGAACGAGGCCCTCGGCACCAAGGCCGCCATCCAGCCCGCTCCGCCGACGAAGGAGGCGGTCCGGGGGCTGCCCGGCATGCCCCCCGTGCTGGACCCGACGGACGTCTACGCCGCCGACCGCCCGAACAGGCTGTCCCCGGTGGTCAAGGACTTCCCCGCCCGTGTCTACGTCCCCAACACCCAGTCCAACACCGTCTCGGTCATCGACCCGATGACGTACCGGGTCATCGGGACGATCCCGGTCGGCGCCCAGCCCCAACACGTGGTCCCCTCATGGGACATGAAGACCCTGTGGGTCAACAACGACAAGGGCAACAGCCTCACGCCCATCGACCCGAAGACCGGCAAGGCGGGCAAGCCGATCAGCGTGCACGACCCGTACAACCTCTACTTCACGCCCAACGGCAAGTACGCCATCGTGATGGCCTCCCTCGACCGCGAACTGGTCTTCCGCGACGCCCACACCATGAAGCGCGTGAAGACCGAGCCGGTCAACTGCTACGGCGTCAACCACGCCGACTTCTCTCTCGACGGCCGCTACTTCATCGTGTCGTGCGAGTTCAGCGGCGACCTGCTGAAGGTCGACACGCAGAAGATGAAGGTGGTCGCGCAGGAGAAACTGCCGTTCCACGGCGCCATGCCGCAGGACGTGAAGATCTCGCCGGACGGCAAGAAGTTCTACGTCGCCGACATGATGGCGGGCGGCGTATGGATCCTGGACGGCGACAAGTTCACCAGGCCGACCCTCCTGCCCACCGGCAAGGGCGCCCACGGCCTGTACATCAGCCGCGACTCGCGCGAGATGTACATCTCCAACCGAGGCGAAGGCACCATCTCCGTCTTCGACTTCACGCAGAACAGGCTCACCAGGAAGTGGTACCTGCCCGAAGGCGGCAGCCCCGACATGGGCGGCGTCTCCGCCGACGGCAAGGTCCTGTGGCTCTCGGGTCGCTACGACTCCGAGGTGTACGCGATCGACACCCGCACCGGCATCCAGCTCGCCCGCATCCCGGTCGGCAGCGGCCCGCACGGCCTCGCGGTGTACCCGCAGCCGGGCCGCTACTCGCTCGGCCACACGGGCATCTTCCGCTGA
- a CDS encoding N-acetyltransferase family protein, with translation MADTLRDILDAAARGVFPPPDGSTTVVRQHSHRDAGVIAFTAHSVVFTDEDPLWVREALGSVDCDALAAPMNARFLAALMERTGRSSDTIDVLTVGSPLPGEPPLELKEIHDPGHPRVVSSRRRRDDVRVWATEGGVLVMGRGVAGRLEVAVEVDEDVRHRGLGRALVSAARQLSGGEPVWAQISPGNARSMRAFQAAGYRPVGSEALLIAR, from the coding sequence GTGGCTGACACTCTGCGGGACATTCTGGATGCGGCGGCCCGTGGTGTCTTTCCGCCTCCCGACGGCTCCACCACCGTCGTGCGTCAGCATTCCCACCGGGACGCGGGAGTCATCGCCTTCACCGCTCATTCCGTCGTCTTCACCGACGAGGATCCCCTGTGGGTGCGCGAGGCGCTGGGCTCCGTCGACTGCGACGCGCTCGCCGCGCCGATGAACGCGCGGTTCCTCGCGGCGCTGATGGAGCGTACGGGGCGGTCGAGCGACACCATCGACGTGCTCACGGTCGGCTCCCCGCTCCCCGGCGAGCCGCCACTCGAGCTGAAGGAGATCCACGACCCCGGCCATCCTCGGGTCGTCAGTTCCCGCAGGCGCCGCGACGACGTGCGGGTGTGGGCCACCGAGGGCGGCGTACTCGTGATGGGGCGTGGGGTCGCGGGCCGGCTGGAGGTCGCGGTCGAGGTCGACGAGGACGTACGGCACCGGGGGCTGGGGCGTGCGCTCGTCTCGGCCGCCCGGCAGCTGAGCGGGGGCGAACCTGTGTGGGCCCAGATCTCACCGGGGAACGCCCGCAGTATGCGGGCGTTCCAGGCGGCCGGTTACCGTCCGGTGGGGTCGGAGGCGCTGCTCATCGCCCGCTAG
- a CDS encoding ATP-binding protein, with the protein MAGLEGIEQPRRHGSATAARWTPAVEDERALKALELFGNPTEAEVPLPSRPESAATARRLTQVVVLRHWGLSPKMTEDAVLLVSELVGNAVRHTGARVFGLRMRRRRGWIRIEVRDPSRGLPCLMPVQELDLSGRGLFLVDKLSDRWGVDLLPRGKTTWFEMRVADR; encoded by the coding sequence ATGGCGGGGCTGGAGGGTATCGAACAGCCGCGGCGGCACGGGAGTGCGACCGCGGCGCGCTGGACGCCTGCGGTCGAGGATGAACGGGCGCTCAAGGCACTGGAGTTGTTCGGCAATCCGACAGAGGCGGAGGTGCCGTTGCCGTCCCGCCCGGAGTCCGCGGCCACCGCGCGGCGGCTCACACAGGTCGTGGTCCTGCGGCACTGGGGGCTGTCGCCGAAGATGACGGAGGACGCGGTCTTACTCGTCTCCGAGCTCGTCGGCAACGCCGTACGCCACACCGGTGCCCGCGTCTTCGGGCTCCGCATGCGCCGCCGCCGGGGCTGGATCCGTATCGAGGTCCGCGATCCCTCACGTGGCCTGCCCTGTCTGATGCCGGTCCAGGAGCTGGACCTGAGCGGCCGAGGCCTCTTCCTCGTCGACAAACTCTCCGACCGCTGGGGTGTCGATCTCCTGCCCCGCGGCAAGACCACCTGGTTCGAAATGCGCGTGGCCGACCGCTGA
- a CDS encoding enoyl-CoA hydratase/isomerase family protein, whose product MTVHLEVAEGVGTIRLDRPPMNALDVATQDRLKELAEEATGRADVRAVVLYGGEKVFAAGADIKEMQAMDHAAMVVRSRALQDSFTAVTRIPKPVVAAVTGYALGGGCELALCADYRIAADNAKLGQPEILLGLIPGAGGTQRLSRLIGPSKAKDLIFTGRMVKADEALSLGLVDQVVPADEVYAAAHAWAAKLAQGPAIALRAAKESIDAGLETDIETGLAIERNWFAGLFATEDRERGMRSFVEEGPGKAKFL is encoded by the coding sequence ATGACTGTGCATCTCGAAGTGGCCGAAGGCGTCGGCACCATCCGTCTGGACCGCCCGCCCATGAACGCGCTGGACGTCGCCACGCAGGACCGGCTCAAGGAGCTCGCCGAGGAAGCCACGGGCCGGGCGGACGTCCGCGCCGTGGTGCTGTACGGCGGGGAGAAGGTGTTCGCGGCGGGCGCGGACATCAAGGAGATGCAGGCCATGGACCACGCCGCGATGGTCGTGCGGTCCCGGGCTCTGCAGGACTCCTTCACCGCCGTCACCCGCATCCCCAAGCCGGTCGTCGCCGCCGTCACCGGGTACGCGCTCGGCGGGGGCTGCGAGTTGGCGCTGTGCGCCGACTACCGCATCGCCGCGGACAACGCCAAGCTGGGCCAGCCGGAGATCCTGCTCGGCCTGATCCCCGGCGCCGGCGGCACCCAGCGGCTGTCCCGCCTGATCGGCCCCTCCAAGGCCAAGGACCTCATCTTCACCGGCCGCATGGTCAAGGCGGACGAAGCCCTGTCGCTCGGCCTGGTGGACCAGGTCGTCCCGGCCGACGAGGTGTACGCCGCCGCGCACGCCTGGGCCGCGAAGCTCGCGCAGGGCCCGGCGATCGCGCTGCGCGCCGCCAAGGAGTCGATCGACGCGGGCCTGGAGACGGACATCGAGACGGGACTCGCGATCGAGCGGAACTGGTTCGCGGGCCTGTTCGCGACGGAGGACCGTGAGCGGGGGATGCGGAGCTTCGTGGAGGAGGGCCCGGGAAAGGCGAAGTTCCTCTGA
- a CDS encoding glycoside hydrolase family 25 protein: MLRGIDVSAYQSSSYDTDGLSFVFIKATEGRSYVNPKLTAQVKTARDADCVVGFYHFLWPGNITAQAEYFVGKAPEKAGDLLAVDWETTGDGTHASNAEKDRFIRKVKELRPDHRVVLYTNRNYWLNVDTTSYAGDGLWIADYVTAGKPRIQAKWRFHQYTDDPLDKDVADFASKAALVDWAAGD, translated from the coding sequence ATGCTGCGCGGCATCGACGTGAGCGCGTACCAATCCTCTTCGTACGACACCGACGGCCTCTCCTTCGTCTTCATCAAGGCGACGGAGGGCCGCTCGTACGTCAACCCGAAGCTGACCGCCCAGGTGAAGACGGCCCGCGACGCCGACTGCGTGGTCGGCTTCTACCACTTCCTGTGGCCCGGCAACATCACCGCCCAGGCCGAGTACTTCGTCGGCAAGGCCCCGGAGAAGGCGGGCGACCTGCTCGCCGTCGACTGGGAGACGACCGGCGACGGCACCCACGCCAGCAACGCCGAGAAGGACCGCTTCATCCGCAAGGTGAAGGAACTCCGGCCCGATCACCGCGTCGTGCTCTACACCAACCGCAACTACTGGCTGAACGTCGACACCACCTCGTACGCGGGCGACGGCCTGTGGATCGCCGACTATGTGACCGCGGGCAAGCCCCGCATCCAGGCGAAGTGGCGCTTCCACCAGTACACCGACGACCCCCTGGACAAGGACGTCGCCGACTTCGCGAGCAAGGCCGCGCTAGTCGACTGGGCGGCCGGCGACTGA
- a CDS encoding MOSC domain-containing protein, with protein MGGTVTAVSSNGTYSFTKPNRESIRLLAGLGVEGDVHAGATVKHRFRMEKDPSQVNLRQVHLMHEELFDELREAGFAVAPGELGENVTTRGVDLLGLPVGALIRLGDEAVLEITGLRNPCAQIDNFQKGLLKQVVGREDGGDGGVVYKSGVMSVVREGGVVRPGDSVRVELPDGPHQPLRIV; from the coding sequence ATGGGTGGGACCGTCACCGCGGTCAGCAGCAATGGGACGTACTCGTTCACCAAGCCGAACCGGGAGAGCATCAGGCTGCTCGCCGGGCTCGGAGTGGAGGGGGACGTGCATGCCGGGGCGACGGTGAAGCACCGGTTCCGGATGGAGAAGGATCCTTCGCAGGTGAATCTGCGGCAGGTGCACCTCATGCACGAGGAGCTGTTCGACGAACTGCGCGAGGCCGGCTTCGCCGTCGCTCCCGGGGAGCTCGGGGAGAACGTCACCACGCGGGGGGTCGATCTGCTGGGGCTGCCGGTCGGGGCGCTGATACGCCTCGGGGACGAGGCCGTTCTCGAGATCACCGGGCTGCGGAATCCGTGCGCGCAGATCGACAACTTCCAGAAGGGGCTGCTCAAGCAGGTCGTCGGGAGGGAGGACGGGGGTGACGGCGGCGTCGTCTACAAGTCCGGTGTCATGAGTGTCGTACGGGAAGGCGGTGTGGTGCGGCCCGGGGACTCGGTCAGGGTCGAGTTGCCGGACGGGCCGCACCAGCCTCTGCGGATCGTCTAG
- a CDS encoding L-serine ammonia-lyase, translated as MAISVFDLFSIGIGPSSSHTVGPMRAARMFARRLRNEGLLAPVTSIRAELYGSLGATGHGHGTPKAVLLGLEGASPRTVDVEGADERVEQIKSSGRINLLGEHEIDFSFDDDLILHRRKALPYHANGMTIFAYDASGELVLEKTYYSVGGGFVVDEDAVGEDRIKLDDTVLKYPFRTGDELLRLTRETGLSISALMLENERAWRTEEEIREGLLAIWHVMQACVSRGMSREGILPGGLKVRRRAAVSARQMRAEGDPLAHAMEWITLYAMAVNEENAAGGRVVTAPTNGAAGIIPAVLHYYINFVPGADEDGVVRFLLAAGAIGMLFKENASISGAEVGCQGEVGSACSMAAGALAEVLGGSPEQVENAAEIGMEHNLGLTCDPVGGLVQIPCIERNGMASVKAVTAAKMAMRGDGSHKVSLDKVIKTMKETGADMSVKYKETARGGLAVNIIEC; from the coding sequence GTGGCCATCTCGGTCTTCGACCTGTTCTCGATCGGCATCGGCCCGTCCAGCTCCCACACGGTGGGCCCGATGCGCGCGGCACGCATGTTCGCCCGGCGGCTGCGCAACGAGGGGCTGCTGGCCCCTGTGACCTCCATACGCGCCGAGCTGTACGGCTCCCTGGGCGCGACCGGGCACGGGCACGGCACCCCCAAAGCCGTGCTGCTCGGCCTGGAGGGCGCGTCACCGCGGACGGTCGACGTGGAGGGCGCCGACGAGCGGGTCGAGCAGATCAAGTCCTCGGGGCGGATCAACCTGCTCGGCGAGCACGAGATCGACTTCTCCTTCGACGACGACCTGATCCTGCACCGCCGCAAGGCGCTGCCGTACCACGCCAACGGCATGACGATCTTCGCGTACGACGCCTCCGGTGAGCTCGTGCTGGAGAAGACGTACTACTCCGTGGGCGGCGGCTTCGTGGTCGACGAGGACGCCGTCGGCGAGGACCGCATCAAGCTGGACGACACGGTCCTGAAGTACCCCTTCCGCACGGGCGACGAGCTGCTGCGGCTGACCCGCGAGACGGGCCTGTCGATCTCGGCCCTGATGCTGGAGAACGAGCGGGCCTGGCGCACCGAGGAGGAGATCCGCGAGGGCCTCCTCGCGATCTGGCACGTGATGCAGGCGTGCGTCTCGCGCGGCATGTCCCGCGAGGGCATCCTGCCGGGCGGCCTCAAGGTCCGCCGCCGCGCCGCCGTCTCGGCCCGCCAGATGCGCGCCGAGGGCGACCCGCTGGCCCACGCGATGGAGTGGATCACGCTCTACGCGATGGCCGTGAACGAGGAGAACGCGGCGGGCGGCCGTGTGGTCACCGCCCCCACCAACGGCGCCGCGGGCATCATCCCGGCGGTCCTGCACTACTACATCAACTTCGTGCCGGGCGCCGACGAGGACGGCGTGGTCCGCTTCCTGCTGGCCGCGGGCGCCATCGGCATGCTCTTCAAGGAGAACGCCTCCATCTCCGGCGCCGAGGTCGGCTGCCAGGGCGAGGTCGGCTCCGCCTGCTCGATGGCCGCCGGCGCCCTCGCCGAGGTCCTGGGCGGCAGCCCCGAGCAGGTCGAGAACGCCGCCGAGATCGGCATGGAGCACAATCTCGGCCTGACCTGCGACCCGGTCGGCGGCCTCGTCCAGATCCCCTGCATCGAGCGCAACGGCATGGCGTCCGTGAAGGCCGTGACCGCCGCCAAGATGGCCATGCGCGGCGACGGCTCCCACAAGGTCTCCCTCGACAAGGTCATCAAGACCATGAAGGAGACCGGCGCCGACATGAGCGTCAAGTACAAGGAGACGGCGCGGGGCGGGCTGGCGGTCAACATCATCGAGTGCTGA